Proteins encoded within one genomic window of Haloplanus vescus:
- a CDS encoding AEC family transporter, translating to MSSLLSIFATAILPIITLAGVGMALGRARDIDIGPLNTVTVYVLVPALIFHSIATASFSGATLARIGVATAAYLGGMLVVAEVVGRVLGLDEPILSALVLVSAFPNSGNYGVPLSEFAFGVDGRSTAVVYLTVQTVLVYTIGIYIAQRSGGSHGLSGMKRALEIPLVYAVAAALLVRWLGVAPPADGTAMATLELVGNASIPLMLLILGIQLTDTDYGAALPQVGVASLLKMAVAPAVAVGVALAVGFDNPTVARTFVLESATPAAITPLLLVVEFGGESAGDGLSVAEYVSTTVLVTTLLSVPVLTLLIAALESGLLV from the coding sequence GTGAGCTCGCTCCTCTCTATCTTCGCGACGGCCATCCTCCCCATCATCACCCTCGCAGGTGTCGGGATGGCGCTTGGGCGGGCCCGCGATATCGACATCGGCCCGCTCAACACCGTCACGGTGTACGTCCTCGTCCCCGCACTCATCTTCCACAGCATCGCCACCGCGTCGTTCTCGGGGGCGACGCTCGCCCGCATCGGCGTCGCCACCGCCGCCTATCTGGGCGGCATGCTCGTCGTCGCGGAGGTGGTGGGCCGCGTGCTCGGCCTCGACGAACCCATCCTGAGCGCACTCGTCCTCGTGAGCGCCTTCCCCAACTCCGGCAACTACGGCGTCCCCCTCTCGGAGTTCGCCTTCGGCGTCGACGGCCGGAGCACCGCCGTCGTCTACCTGACGGTACAGACGGTGCTCGTCTACACTATCGGCATCTACATCGCGCAGCGAAGCGGTGGCTCCCACGGCCTGAGCGGGATGAAACGCGCGTTGGAGATTCCCCTCGTCTACGCCGTCGCCGCCGCACTCCTCGTCCGCTGGCTGGGCGTCGCACCCCCCGCGGACGGCACCGCGATGGCGACGCTCGAACTCGTCGGCAACGCCTCCATCCCGCTGATGCTCCTGATTCTCGGGATACAGCTCACCGACACCGACTACGGCGCCGCGCTCCCGCAGGTCGGCGTCGCGTCGCTTCTGAAGATGGCCGTCGCGCCCGCCGTCGCCGTCGGCGTCGCCCTCGCCGTCGGCTTCGATAACCCCACCGTCGCGCGGACGTTCGTCCTCGAATCCGCGACGCCGGCCGCCATCACGCCGCTCTTGCTCGTCGTCGAATTCGGCGGCGAGTCCGCGGGCGACGGCCTCTCCGTCGCCGAGTATGTCAGCACTACCGTCCTCGTCACGACACTCCTGAGCGTGCCCGTCCTGACGCTCCTCATCGCGGCGCTCGAATCGGGGTTGCTCGTCTGA
- a CDS encoding segregation and condensation protein A — MTEHVPDDVTLPEADDDEVEPVEVLVQLAEEGDIDPWDIDIVDVTDAFLDHLDETDLRTSGRALFYASVLLRMKSDALLDDGPDEPEPEPWEVAMEGGDAPPMDGHDPIDALDEELDRRLERKHARGSPETLDELVRELREAERDSWWKESRSYDTSESPAGYDRGTQTLDYRAADDVRPGGEPTENDVTETTHTEDIETTIESVREEVSTHYDAGRAEVLFAEVRTAGGAPVDTFLALLFLANRGEIRLRQDDLFGDLWIRDPSAPTVGDEAVAD, encoded by the coding sequence ATGACTGAGCACGTCCCCGACGACGTGACGCTGCCCGAGGCCGACGATGACGAGGTGGAACCGGTCGAGGTGCTGGTGCAGTTGGCCGAGGAGGGCGACATCGACCCGTGGGACATCGACATCGTCGACGTGACCGACGCCTTCCTCGACCACCTCGACGAGACGGACCTCCGGACCTCGGGGCGGGCGCTCTTCTACGCGAGCGTCCTCCTGCGGATGAAAAGTGACGCCTTGCTCGACGACGGCCCGGACGAACCGGAGCCGGAGCCGTGGGAAGTCGCGATGGAGGGTGGCGACGCGCCGCCGATGGACGGCCACGACCCCATCGACGCCTTGGACGAGGAGCTCGACCGGCGACTGGAGCGCAAGCACGCCCGCGGGTCGCCGGAGACGCTGGACGAGCTGGTCCGCGAACTCCGGGAGGCTGAACGGGACTCGTGGTGGAAGGAGTCGCGGTCGTACGACACCTCGGAGTCGCCGGCCGGGTACGACCGCGGGACGCAGACGCTCGACTACCGCGCGGCTGACGACGTGCGTCCCGGCGGCGAACCCACCGAGAACGACGTGACGGAGACGACGCACACGGAGGACATCGAGACGACCATCGAGTCGGTCCGCGAGGAGGTGTCCACTCACTACGACGCGGGGCGCGCCGAGGTGCTGTTCGCAGAGGTGCGGACGGCGGGCGGCGCGCCCGTGGATACGTTTCTCGCCCTGCTCTTTCTGGCGAATCGGGGCGAGATTCGACTCCGGCAGGACGACCTCTTCGGCGACCTGTGGATTCGTGACCCGTCGGCGCCGACGGTCGGCGACGAAGCGGTGGCAGACTGA